ACTGCATCAAGTCATAATTTACAAGACGCTTATTCTCTACAGTTTGTGCAATTTCAAAcggatttgttgtttttctaaatcttcttcaatagtaaaacaaaatttaatatGTAACAACTATAAGAAGCCTTTGTGACATAGTTACTTTGGCATTTACTGTTTCCCTAGTCGAAGGCGACTCTAATGATTCCCTACTGTAACTGTTTTTTGCAGGACAATTTGAACAAAATCGGAGACGAACTTCACATGACATCTAATTTTGTCACCAAATCACAGCCGAGGAGCTCTCCTGGGAGCTTCATCGGACGATCAGAACTCTCCTCTCACACACCGGCTGGTTATTACGGTCAAAACGGAGGCGGCACAATTCCTAGGAGCCATCGACGGCCGACGCAACATTACACAACGGCTGGCATTGCCGAAAGTAATTTTCTAACGCCATCCAGTCAAACGTCAATCTCTGGCTCTTCCCGCCGACCTGGGCATCACCCGCTCAATGGCTCAGCGTCGATGGTTGCTGAACCCGGTCTCGATGCTGACGATCTGATGAACGACGATAGCGACTCAGCGTCGCAGTCTAGTCGACCAGGCAAGTTCATTTCTCATTAGCTACTCCTAATCATGCCCAACGGGACCTATGTTGTACCCCGTGCTCGCTTAACGTAGTTCTTATTTAGTCTGAACGCATAGGCACGCCCTTCGTATACCTATAATGGCTATAAGCAAAAGGCTTATCTAATATGCCCACTGCTCTGTGTAATAAGGGCAAGTGACTGAATTACGTGATTAACAACTCTGTCATTACATTGAGTACTTGTCCGACGTGGCTAAATTCCAAGTTAGACCCTCCCTGGACGATGAGATTAGTGAACAGCTGGGTGTAGTAAAACAGCACGTTCGTTGATAAGCTCAAAAATTGTTTCCGAGAAACAAAAGTTTCCACGCCCTTTCGTCGTTCACGATTGGAAAATGAATGGCAGTGCCTGCCGTTTCTGCTTGCGTTATAAAGGAGGCTTATAAAAGCATCGAATAGGGCACTTTGCAACTTATTGCCCTTTTCCATGagtcttatttgtttttgttacgCGTAAAGCAGCGTTTACTTAGTAGTGTGCCCTATGCGAACAGCCGGGTTATTACCGGGCGTTAAGACCACTTACAATGCATAATGAAATGGTGTACTTTGACCGTTTGTCACGGCGCGTTTGCAACGCATGTCGACCGTCGCCTTGGTACAATTGACATGTCGTGACGGTGTATTTTGAGTGTGTTCGTTATTTCAACCTTTCCGCGTATATGTTGGAACAAACCTTGAAGAAAACAGTGTTAATCGTAATAATTAAGCTTTATGATCTTGTGTCCTTATTAACTCGTAAGTTGGCAAGGCAAGCGTTAGTAATGTGGAACTTTGTCCGGGGATTTTCACGCCCGCTAATTGAATAGCTTTCCTCTTGTTtgttaatttaattttttacatGAACATATTGGGTCGCTTAGATTCGAAATGATTTGATTCGCCGAGTGACCTTCGTATGTAATTATCGAAAATAACTTTGGAATTATGAATCATTGTTTTGTGTCGTGTTTCACGAGAACCTAGAAAAGAAGTGACTCGATACTGGACGAGATTGAAACGAaactttattccttttttattaaatattagTGACCGCAGTAGCGCTAGAAGTAGGGCCACCAAACTAAATTGTGAGGGCAATTTTCAATTTGCCTCGGACGTCATCGAATGACACGTCATTAATCTC
The nucleotide sequence above comes from Daphnia carinata strain CSIRO-1 chromosome 3, CSIRO_AGI_Dcar_HiC_V3, whole genome shotgun sequence. Encoded proteins:
- the LOC132087868 gene encoding uncharacterized protein LOC132087868; this encodes MEHHHFHYNQQQHHHSQPEHELELEEWHQQLDLEHHIRHCQCSCNHMGYGNYWSYKDNLNKIGDELHMTSNFVTKSQPRSSPGSFIGRSELSSHTPAGYYGQNGGGTIPRSHRRPTQHYTTAGIAESNFLTPSSQTSISGSSRRPGHHPLNGSASMVAEPGLDADDLMNDDSDSASQSSRPGKFISH